In Cercospora beticola chromosome 3, complete sequence, the following proteins share a genomic window:
- a CDS encoding uncharacterized protein (BUSCO:EOG09260N2T) produces the protein MDSSSPNREPTSDELAEIYASSTNLHSSETAPTEFDDDLEALQQIEASAKRVKVANREVIHHRTWKTNEVFHSEPKEPHTSSPIQIANMTSSPPLSPSPQKRKRKLDQLDFGKSSLGTSRPVKAQKYYYGIDIHRLLADAEAEDSLPKPAPATALPTPPAEQAAPKGKKGSLLWTEKYRAKKYADLIGDERTHRNVMHWLKRWDQIVFPGSARPKPKKKFGDENDFVERPHRKVLLLTGPPGLGKTTMAHVCAKQAGYEVQEINASDERSSNVVKGRIRDMVGTENVKNVEDKKTADGMARKAAKPVCVIVDEVDGVVGGSGSGGEGGFVKALIDLIMLDQKNSSALGTMSQAPVKKKRKGDRFRLLRPLILVCNDVYHPSLRPLRQSNLAEIIHVRKAPVQSVATRLQTVFDKEGVPCDSDGVRRLCEAAWGVSNRKEDKNGNGAGEGDMRGIMVVGEWVAGKLRASGDCNARLTRRWVEENVLQDLTHGGGGARGMGRGGPKDIVDRVFKEGAGFPRQAALATPVNHAGSDGVKGVAEGLRRTATERLRELIDTHGDSDRIMTDCFSTYPEHPFQDDTYLSKPDAAYEWLHFHDRLSGAVFSSNEWELAPYLSTPILGFHHLFASATTRQYFEKDAKKDGDDPDAEPMHAFSGPQASWAAHEATKQNEAHLDALQSSLAPPLKRLFSSPADIATDLQPYLLRMLTPNVNPIVVGGSGKDKSTASVRKASEQTLVRRAVNAMGASGVRFDRVRLDDGATFGNTQWIYRMEPPLDTLCTFETGGRGFGDAGAKTRYAVRQVIEQEWKKEEARINEENRLARFGLTNASYVDQTTGQVKKKTVEDLDAEGKKVVRDFFGRPVLVPVGESEAQKNKREGKTRKHLGAFIKFQDGYSNAVRKPITLAEFMKDL, from the coding sequence ATGGACTCGTCCAGTCCCAACAGAGAGCCAACTTCGGATGAGCTCGCCGAGATATACGCCTCGTCTACGAACTTGCATAGTTCTGAGACAGCACCGACCGAATTTGACGACGATCTCGAAGCACTGCAGCAAATCGAAGCGTCAGCCAAACGCGTCAAAGTCGCGAACCGCGAAGTGATCCACCACCGCACCTGGAAAACAAACGAGGTCTTCCACAGCGAACCGAAAGAACCACACACATCGAGTCCAATCCAGATAGCGAATATGACCTCTTCGCCGCCGCTCTCGCCCTCTCCGCAAAAGAGGAAGCGCAAGCTCGATCAGCTTGACTTTGGCAAAAGCAGCTTGGGGACGTCGCGTCCCGTCAAAGcgcaaaagtactactacGGCATCGATATACACCGCCTCCTAGCAGATGCAGAAGCTGAGGACAGCCTACCGAAGCCTGCGCCGGCAACAGCGCTCCCAACGCCTCCAGCAGAACAAGCAGCAccgaagggcaagaaaggATCTCTGCTGTGGACTGAAAAGTATCGGGCAAAGAAGTATGCGGATCTCATCGGTGACGAGAGGACGCATCGCAATGTCATGCATTGGCTCAAACGATGGGATCAAATCGTCTTTCCTGGCTCTGCTcgaccgaagccgaagaagaagtttggCGATGAGAATGACTTCGTGGAGCGTCCCCACCGCAAGGTCCTGCTGCTGACTGGGCCACCGGGCTTAGGAAAGACGACCATGGCACATGTATGTGCGAAGCAGGCAGGCTATGAGGTGCAGGAGATCAATGCCAGTGACGAGAGAAGCAGCAACGTTGTGAAAGGACGCATCAGAGATATGGTGGGCACCGAAAATGTCAAAAATgtggaggacaagaagactgcAGATGGAATGGCGAGAAAAGCTGCGAAGCCCGTTTGCGTGATTGTGGATGAGGTAGACGGAGTGGTGGGAGGCAGTGGAAGTGGTGGCGAAGGTGGATTTGTCAAGGCTCTGATTGATCTGATCATGCTGGACCAGAAGAACTCAAGCGCATTGGGGACAATGTCGCAAGCtcctgtgaagaagaagaggaaaggcGATCGGTTCCGCTTACTGAGGCCATTGATACTGGTGTGCAACGACGTCTACCATCCCTCCCTGCGACCATTACGACAAAGCAATCTGGCGGAAATAATCCATGTGCGGAAAGCGCCAGTACAGAGCGTTGCAACACGACTACAAACAGTCTTTGACAAAGAAGGGGTACCCTGTGACAGTGACGGTGTGCGAAGACTTTGCGAAGCAGCTTGGGGCGTGAGCAACCGGAAAGAAGACAAGAATGGGAATGGTGCTGGAGAAGGTGATATGCGAGGTATCATGGTGGTGGGCGAATGGGTCGCAGGCAAGCTGCGTGCTAGTGGAGACTGCAATGCACGTCTAACGCGGAGATGGGTTGAAGAAAACGTCCTTCAAGATCTGACGcacggtggcggcggtgctCGTGGAATGGGAAGAGGCGGCCCAAAAGACATTGTCGACCGTGTCTTCAAAGAAGGCGCGGGCTTCCCCCGACAGGCTGCTTTGGCTACTCCAGTCAATCACGCCGGCAGTGATGGTGTCAAAGGAGTGGCTGAGGGACTACGGAGAACAGCGACCGAACGACTTCGCGAATTGATCGATACCCATGGCGACAGTGACCGGATTATGACTGACTGTTTCTCGACCTATCCCGAACACCCTTTTCAGGACGACACCTACCTTTCGAAACCCGACGCTGCGTACGAATGGCTACATTTCCACGACCGCTTGAGCGGTGCGGTCTTCAGCAGCAACGAATGGGAACTTGCACCGTACCTCAGCACTCCCATTCTTGGCTTCCACCATCTGTTCGCCTCTGCCACCACACGACAATATTTCGAGAAAGATGCCAAgaaagatggcgacgatCCTGATGCTGAGCCGATGCACGCCTTCTCGGGGCCGCAAGCCTCGTGGGCTGCTCACGAAGCCACGAAGCAGAACGAAGCCCATCTCGATGCCCTACAATCTTCGCTCGCTCCACCTTTGAAGCGGCTGTTCAGCAGTCCAGCAGATATTGCAACAGACCTCCAGCCATACCTTCTTCGTATGCTCACGCCAAATGTCAACCCAATTGTTGTCGGGGGCAGCGGGAAGGACAAGAGCACTGCTTCCGTCCGCAAGGCATCAGAACAAACGCTGGTCCGCAGAGCTGTAAACGCCATGGGCGCCTCAGGAGTTCGGTTCGATCGTGTGCGATTAGACGACGGTGCAACTTTCGGCAACACACAATGGATCTACCGCATGGAGCCACCCCTCGACACTCTCTGCACCTTCGAAACAGGCGGCCGAGGCTTCGGCGATGCAGGCGCGAAGACAAGATACGCTGTACGCCAAGTCATCGAGCAAGAAtggaagaaagaggaagctCGTATCAACGAAGAAAACCGATTGGCACGCTTTGGTCTAACAAACGCTTCCTACGTTGATCAGACGACCGGccaagtgaagaagaagaccgtGGAAGATCTCGATGCCGAAGGAAAGAAAGTCGTGCGAGACTTTTTTGGTAGACCGGTCTTGGTGCCTGTTGGCGAATCTGAAGCGCAGAAGAATAAGAGGGAagggaagacgaggaagcatTTGGGGGCTTTTATTAAGTTTCAGGATGGATATTCGAATGCGGTGAGGAAGCCGATTACGCTGGCGGAGTTTATGAAGGATTTGTAG
- a CDS encoding uncharacterized protein (BUSCO:EOG09264L3W), with amino-acid sequence MASDELVWSIIGHDFCSKRLVLPGNTGKNQKSTKSTFCRDEHNVTGLCNRQSCPLANSRYATIRADPSNGRLYLYMKTVERAHLPSKWWEKIRLSGNYTKALQQVDERLIYWPKFLVHKCKQRLTRLTQVRVRAQRLAKEEERLGETTVAKLAPKVRRREETRERKAEAAAKIERAIERELVERLRSGAYGDRPLNVEESVWRKVMRGLERTQEGVVDEDLDEGIEEEDEEELEYEREGEDRDVEFVSDLEESDDEDDMEDFTDWLGGQSGDEEAGASEDEDESADSDADEEDEDEDTAALKKKLESLKRKRPSAPPSKPEKRKKGSKGPKQNIEYEYVPAPQQMELAK; translated from the coding sequence ATGGCTTCCGACGAACTCGTCTGGTCCATCATCGGACACGACTTTTGCTCAAAACGTCTCGTCCTGCCTGGCAACACGGGCAAGAACCAAAAATCCACCAAATCGACCTTCTGCCGCGACGAACACAATGTTACTGGCCTCTGCAATCGCCAGTCATGTCCTCTCGCGAACTCCCGCTATGCCACAATACGCGCCGATCCATCGAATGGGAGATTGTATCTTTACATGAAGACTGTCGAGCGTGCACATCTACCGTCGAAATGGTGGGAAAAGATTCGATTGAGCGGCAACTACACGAAAGCTCTGCAACAAGTTGACGAGCGATTGATCTATTGGCCGAAGTTCTTGGTGCACAAGTGTAAGCAGCGTCTGACGAGACTTACACAAGTTCGTGTACGAGCGCAGCGATtggcgaaggaggaagagaggtTGGGTGAGACGACTGTTGCAAAGCTTGCGCCGAAGGTGCGCAGGAGGGAAGAGACACGAGAGAGGAAAGCAGAGGCAGCTGCGAAGATTGAAAGAGCGATTGAGCGAGAGCTGGTAGAGAGACTGCGAAGTGGAGCATACGGGGACCGACCACTGAATGTGGAAGAGTCGGTGTGGCGGAAGGTCATGCGTGGACTTGAACGAACACAGGAAGGCGTTGTCGATGAGGATCTTGACGAAGGtatcgaagaggaggacgaggaagaactgGAGTACGAgcgcgaaggcgaagatcgCGATGTCGAATTCGTGAGCGACCTCGAAGAgtccgacgatgaagacgacatgGAAGATTTCACCGACTGGCTAGGCGGTCAGAGtggagacgaggaagctGGAGCtagtgaggacgaggacgagtcaGCAGACAGTGATGcggatgaggaagacgaagacgaagacacTGCAGCGCTCAAGAAGAAACTCGAATCGCTCAAACGGAAACGACCTTCGGCGCCCCCGTCGAAACCagagaagcgcaagaaggGTTCGAAGGGGCCGAAACAGAACATCGAGTACGAATATGTGCCTGCGCCGCAGCAGATGGAACTTGCGAAGTGA